The following coding sequences are from one Lolium rigidum isolate FL_2022 chromosome 6, APGP_CSIRO_Lrig_0.1, whole genome shotgun sequence window:
- the LOC124659785 gene encoding calcium-dependent protein kinase 1, which yields MGNRTSRHRRAAAEQPPTPPPPAQPKPQPKQETAPPRPQPTTAPPPCPAPAPEAAGQAMGRVLGRPMEDVRATYTFGRELGRGQFGVTYLVTHKATGQRFACKSIATRKLVHRDDIEDVQREVQIMHHLTGHRNIVELRGAYEDRHSVNLIMELCEGGELFDRIIARGHYSERAAAGLCREMVSVVHSCHSMGVFHRDLKPENFLFLNNKEDSPLKATDFGLSVFFKHGEQFKDLVGSAYYVAPEVLKRHYGAEADIWSAGIILYILLSGVPPFWADTEDGIFEAVLLGNIDFSSDPWPSVSNGAKDLVKKMLRQDPKERLTAAEILNHPWIREDGEAPDKPLDITVISRMKQFRAMNKLKKVALKIVAENLSAEEITGLKEMFRSLDTDNSGTITLEELRSGLPKLGTKISESEIAQLMEAADVDGNGTIDYSEFVSATMHMNRLEKEDHILKAFEYFDKDHSGYITVDELEEALKKYDMGDDKTIKEIIAEVDTDNDGRINYQEFVAMMRNNSPEIVPNRRRMF from the exons ATGGGCAACCgcacctcgcgccaccgccgcgccgccgccgagcagccGCCGACGCCCCCGCCGCCCGCGCAGCCCAAGCCCCAGCCCAAGCAGGAGACGGCGCCGCCCCGCCCGCAGCCGACGACGGCGCCGCCCCCCTGCCCAGCCCCGGCGCCGGAGGCGGCGGGGCAGGCGATGGGCCGCGTCCTGGGGCGGCCGATGGAGGACGTGCGCGCGACCTACACCTTCGGCCGCGAGCTGGGGCGGGGCCAGTTCGGGGTCACCTACCTCGTCACGCACAAGGCCACGGGGCAGCGCTTCGCCTGCAAGTCCATCGCCACCCGGAAGCTCGTCCACCGCGACGACATCGAGGACGTGCAGCGGGAGGTGCAGATCATGCACCACCTCACGGGACACCGCAACATCGTCGAGCTGCGCGGCGCATACGAGGACCGCCACTCGGTCAACCTCATCATGGAGCTCTGCGAGGGCGGGGAGCTCTTCGACCGCATCATCGCCAGGGGACACTACTCCGAGCGGGCCGCCGCGGGGCTATGCCGCGAGATGGTCTCCGTCGTGCACAGCTGCCACTCCATGGGGGTATTCCACCGGGATCTCAAGCCCGAGAACTTTCTCTTCCTCAATAACAAGGAGGACTCGCCGCTCAAGGCCACTGACTTCGGCCTATCCGTATTCTTCAAGCATG GGGAGCAGTTTAAGGATCTCGTTGGAAGTGCATATTATGTTGCTCCTGAGGTTTTGAAACGCCACTATGGAGCAGAAGCTGACATATGGAGTGCTGGGATTATTCTCTACATCCTTCTGTCCGGTGTTCCTCCTTTTTGGGCAG ACACTGAGGATGGCATATTTGAGGCTGTCTTGCTTGGCAACATAGATTTCTCATCTGACCCTTGGCCTTCAGTATCCAATGGTGCAAAAGATTTGGTGAAGAAGATGCTGCGGCAAGACCCCAAAGAGCGCTTGACTGCTGCGGAGATTTTGA ATCACCCATGGATTAGAGAAGATGGAGAGGCCCCAGACAAGCCACTTGACATCACAGTTATCAGTAGAATGAAGCAGTTCAGGGCAATGAACAAACTCAAAAAAGTTGCATTGAAG ATCGTTGCAGAGAACTTGTCTGCAGAAGAAATTACTGGCTTGAAAGAAATGTTCAGATCCTTGGATACTGATAACAGTGGCACAATTACACTTGAAGAGCTAAGATCTGGTTTACCAAAACTTGGCACCAAAATTTCCGAGTCAGAAATTGCACAGTTAATGGAGGCG GCTGACGTTGATGGAAATGGGACCATTGATTATTCTGAGTTCGTGTCAGCCACAATGCACATGAATAGATTGGAGAAGGAAGACCACATACTGAAAGCATTTGAATATTTTGATAAGGACCACAGCGG ATACATAACAGTAGATGAGTTGGAAGAAGCTCTGAAGAAGTATGACATGGGAGATGATAAAACAATCAAAGAAATCATCGCTGAAGTAGATACAGATAAT GATGGAAGAATCAACTACCAGGAGTTCGTTGCCATGATGAGAAACAACAGCCCTGAGATCGTTCCGAATCGGCGGCGCATGTTCTAA